One segment of Micromonospora parathelypteridis DNA contains the following:
- a CDS encoding CTP synthase, translating to MAPSARTTRHIFVTGGVASSLGKGLTASSLGNLLTARGLRVVMQKLDPYLNVDPGTMNPFQHGEVFVTEDGAETDLDVGHYERFLDRALSGKANVTTGQIYSDVIAKERRGEYLGDTVQVIPHITNEIKSRILAMADPDEDGQLPDVVITEVGGTVGDIESLPFLEAIRQVRHDLGRDNCFYLHVSLVPYLAPSGELKTKPTQHSVAQLRNIGIQPDAIVLRCDREIPVKLKEKLSLYCDVDTEAVVAAPDAPSIYDIPKVLHREGLDAYVVRRLGLSFRDVDWTSWDDLLERVHRPRHTVTVAVVGKYVDLPDAYLSVSEAIRAAGFGHRSRVQLRWVPSDECVTPAGAAAALAGVDGILIPGGFGVRGIEGKIGTARYARENGIPLLGLCLGLQCMTIDVARHLAGLDGANSLEFDEQAAHPVIATMADQEDIVAGKGDLGGTMRLGAYPATLTEGSIVAEAYGSTEISERHRHRYEVNNAYRDALTKAGLHISGTSPDGRLVEFIELDRGLHPFFVATQAHPELKSRPTRPHPLFASFVKAAVAYSQADQLPVDLDAAAEAPSTRKAARNGAATKASSAS from the coding sequence TTGGCCCCATCAGCACGGACGACCAGGCACATTTTCGTCACCGGGGGCGTCGCCTCCTCGCTGGGTAAGGGCCTCACCGCCTCCAGCCTCGGCAACCTGCTGACCGCGCGCGGGTTGCGCGTGGTGATGCAGAAGCTCGACCCCTACCTGAACGTCGACCCGGGGACGATGAACCCGTTCCAGCACGGTGAGGTCTTCGTCACCGAGGACGGCGCCGAGACCGACCTCGACGTCGGGCACTACGAGCGCTTCCTGGACCGGGCGTTGTCCGGTAAGGCGAACGTCACCACCGGTCAGATCTACTCCGACGTGATCGCCAAGGAGCGGCGCGGTGAATACCTGGGCGACACCGTCCAGGTCATCCCGCACATCACCAACGAGATCAAGTCGCGGATCCTGGCGATGGCCGACCCGGACGAGGACGGCCAGCTCCCCGACGTGGTGATCACGGAGGTCGGCGGCACGGTCGGCGACATCGAGTCGCTGCCGTTCCTGGAGGCGATCCGTCAGGTCCGCCACGACCTTGGCCGGGACAACTGCTTCTACCTGCACGTCTCGCTGGTGCCGTACCTGGCGCCGTCGGGGGAGCTGAAGACCAAGCCCACGCAGCACTCGGTGGCGCAGCTGCGCAACATCGGTATCCAGCCGGACGCGATCGTGCTGCGCTGCGACCGGGAGATCCCGGTGAAGCTCAAGGAGAAGCTGTCGCTCTACTGCGACGTGGACACCGAAGCGGTCGTCGCCGCCCCGGACGCCCCGAGCATCTACGACATCCCGAAGGTGCTGCACCGGGAGGGGCTCGACGCGTACGTGGTGCGTCGGCTCGGCCTGTCCTTCCGGGACGTGGACTGGACCAGCTGGGACGACCTGCTGGAGCGGGTGCACCGGCCCCGGCACACGGTCACCGTCGCGGTGGTCGGCAAGTACGTCGACCTGCCTGACGCGTACCTGTCGGTCAGTGAGGCGATCCGGGCGGCCGGGTTCGGCCACCGGTCCCGGGTGCAGCTGCGCTGGGTGCCCAGCGACGAGTGCGTCACCCCGGCCGGCGCCGCGGCGGCCCTGGCCGGCGTGGACGGCATCCTCATCCCCGGCGGCTTCGGCGTCCGCGGCATCGAGGGCAAGATCGGCACCGCCCGGTACGCCCGCGAGAACGGCATCCCGCTGCTCGGCCTGTGCCTCGGTCTGCAGTGCATGACGATCGATGTGGCCCGGCACCTGGCCGGCCTGGACGGCGCCAACTCGTTGGAGTTCGACGAGCAGGCCGCGCACCCGGTCATCGCCACGATGGCCGACCAGGAGGACATCGTCGCCGGCAAGGGCGACCTGGGCGGCACCATGCGGCTCGGGGCGTACCCGGCGACGCTGACCGAGGGTTCGATCGTCGCCGAGGCGTACGGCAGCACCGAGATCAGTGAGCGGCACCGGCACCGTTACGAGGTCAACAACGCCTACCGGGACGCGCTGACCAAGGCGGGCCTGCACATCTCCGGCACCTCGCCGGACGGCCGGCTGGTGGAGTTCATCGAGCTGGACCGGGGCCTGCACCCGTTCTTCGTGGCCACCCAGGCGCACCCGGAGCTGAAGAGCCGCCCCACCCGTCCGCACCCGCTGTTCGCGTCGTTCGTCAAGGCCGCAGTGGCGTACTCGCAGGCCGACCAGTTGCCGGTCGACC